Proteins from one Aulosira sp. FACHB-615 genomic window:
- a CDS encoding RHS repeat-associated core domain-containing protein, translated as MSSTVTYNYVSPGVINVTDATGATTQISFTSTGQIQSIQDALNRVTQFSYDTNDYLSQITAPGNIISKFSYDAQGRLLSQTDPLNQTVSFTYGANSDSLTKVTDPKGQAIQYGYNNYGELTSITYADGKSETFTYDKFGNLTQATERSNDTFQYTYDSADRVTRKTFDDGTFEQYAYDSNGNLTSVRDVSGGTQSLVYDANNRLTKITYADGRFLEYTYDAQGRRTQMKDQSGFTTNYSYDSDGRLANLTNGAGATIISYTYDVLGRLSRETNGNGTYTTYTYDSVGQVTNITNYKSTGTINSSFQYTYDNLGRQTAATTQDGSWAYTYDTTGQLTRARFTSTNPSITNQDLQYVYDTAGNRIRTIVNGVTTNYTANNLNQYTTVGSAIYTYDADGNLTKVVDGSNTWTYIYNDENQLIGGTTPTGTFSYEYDAFGNRKAAVFNGQRTEYLVDPFGFGDVVGEYSGGAATNYIHGIGLVGRFTGANAAYYDSDLLGSTVGLTNGTGTYVNRYVYRPFGENLLTTEGVANPFEFVGQWGIMDEANGLDFMRARFYDSKLGRFTALDPIGLNGGDTNLYRYVANNPVSLVDPSGLKYINRNNPSSELASTLQDFGDTFNTNNISEALGFASDLAGVIAIGTSLLSGGTIPLGLITFGIVTGLGEALLSNDPNSALANFFAEQLFGLKFNRLSNFKTIWDLILDIISPLVLDLDNDGIELISLENSTAFFDLDADGFAENTGWVKSDDGILALDLNNNGRIDNINEVFGNATTDGFIILKQLDSNNDLIIDSRDAQFANLKVWKDKDEDGFTDVGELRSLLDWGIRSINLEYQSVNQVNEGNHVSSISNYTLTDGTTRQIVDVWFILDQMNSRYNGEFKLKEEVLYLPSLRGYGEIPNLFIAISQDQTLLGMMRNLVLLNTNNFEQFHAQFITQVEALLYRWAGVENVATNSRGSNVDARKLTFLEKFFGEDFLQNGSNPNPGSQAGNAITGLWNDLFRELVGRLLVQGQMRNLFPNSTFNHNTDTLETSTSLDTILSGLITNAPTNSSQAILYWNFAVAGLDTFENRFNLSPEDFDVRISQTLANAGFSGFLNTLRQADFLQAFANVIFGTSGNDTLNGGTGNDQINGAAGNDVISGGAGNDILDGALGNDTVNGGDGNDTIKAGLGTDTVDGGNGQDTLELDLSAQTVNLTITNPLNGGSLPGIVSATNFEFIKLTTGSGNDSITQASIINGSVFRSNDVFNGGAGNDVINAGLGVNDQVNGGSGIDTLILNYSVDDVGNKLQFTLGGSNANGISGSAGRTATNNSWLDSISFSGIERFNITGSRNAETITTWTGDDTINGGAGDDTIDGGGGNDTINAGDGDDTVIVRTLGFTADGGAGTDKLVLNLSAQTTAINITVTPTGITTPGVTNTITNFESILLTNTGSGNDTVNTTAISSNYWIRSDAGNDTVNTGAGRDRLEGGDGDDILRGGAGDDTGYQTYSTPDSSSGDDAGLFGGAGNDQLFGEAGNDALYGGDGNDTLTGGDGDDFLDGGTGVNQSIGGLGVDQLRLNYASATTTVNVTYTSTTSGTVTDGNTFREIERLNLDTGSGSDTLNVTALTGNSRIRSGSGNDTVNAGAGRDRIEGGDGDDILRGGAGDDTGYQTYSTPDSSSGDDAGLFGGAGNDQLFGEAGNDALYGGDGNDTLTGGDGDDFLDGGLGINQSIGGLGVDQLRLNYASATTAINVTYTSTASGTVSDGSTFREIERLNLDTGSGSDILNVTALTGNSRIRSGAGNDTVNAGAGRDRLEGGDGDDILRGGAGDDTGFQSYSTPDSSGSDDAGLFGGAGNDQLFGEAGNDALYGGDGNDILVGGLGNDTLTGGNGADQFTFSAANQGIDTITDFLSSQGDKIYVSASGFGGGLVADATITSAQFVLGTVAADASDRFIYNSANGNLFFDIDGTGSQAAVHIATLSANPLITYTDIVVSA; from the coding sequence ATGAGTAGCACAGTTACTTACAATTATGTTTCTCCAGGAGTTATCAACGTCACTGATGCTACCGGAGCTACTACTCAGATTAGTTTTACCAGTACAGGTCAAATCCAAAGCATACAAGATGCGCTCAACCGCGTCACGCAGTTTAGTTACGACACCAATGACTATCTCAGTCAAATCACTGCACCAGGAAATATCATTTCCAAATTTAGCTATGATGCCCAAGGGCGATTGTTAAGTCAGACTGACCCATTAAATCAAACAGTTAGCTTTACCTACGGAGCAAATTCTGATTCGCTAACTAAAGTTACAGATCCCAAGGGTCAAGCAATCCAGTATGGGTACAACAACTACGGCGAATTGACCAGCATTACCTATGCTGATGGCAAGTCTGAAACCTTTACCTATGATAAATTTGGCAACTTAACCCAAGCAACAGAGCGTAGTAACGATACTTTCCAATACACCTACGATAGTGCAGACAGAGTCACCCGCAAAACCTTTGATGACGGCACATTTGAACAATACGCATACGATAGCAACGGTAATCTCACCTCAGTTCGGGATGTGAGCGGCGGGACACAAAGCCTGGTATACGATGCTAATAATCGCCTCACAAAAATTACTTATGCTGATGGTCGCTTTCTAGAGTATACCTACGACGCTCAAGGTCGGCGGACTCAAATGAAAGACCAAAGCGGGTTTACGACAAACTACAGCTATGATTCTGATGGTCGTCTGGCGAATTTAACTAATGGTGCAGGCGCAACAATTATTTCCTACACCTACGATGTTTTGGGTCGCTTGTCGCGGGAAACTAACGGCAATGGTACTTACACAACCTACACCTATGACAGCGTAGGGCAAGTAACTAATATCACCAACTATAAGTCTACAGGTACGATTAATTCATCGTTTCAGTACACTTATGACAATTTAGGGCGGCAAACAGCAGCAACAACTCAGGATGGTAGTTGGGCATATACCTACGACACCACAGGACAGTTAACCCGTGCGCGATTTACCTCCACAAATCCTAGTATTACCAATCAAGATTTACAGTATGTCTACGATACTGCGGGTAATCGTATTCGCACGATTGTTAATGGAGTTACAACCAATTACACCGCAAACAACTTAAATCAATACACCACCGTTGGCAGTGCAATTTATACCTATGATGCTGATGGGAATTTAACTAAAGTTGTTGATGGAAGTAATACCTGGACTTATATATATAACGATGAGAATCAACTGATTGGAGGAACGACACCAACCGGGACGTTTAGTTATGAATATGATGCCTTTGGGAATCGGAAGGCGGCGGTTTTCAACGGACAGAGAACAGAGTATTTAGTTGACCCGTTTGGGTTTGGTGATGTTGTTGGTGAATATAGCGGTGGTGCGGCGACCAATTATATTCATGGGATTGGTTTAGTAGGTCGGTTTACTGGGGCGAATGCAGCTTACTACGATTCGGATTTATTGGGTTCAACTGTTGGGTTGACCAATGGGACAGGTACTTATGTTAATCGTTATGTCTATCGTCCATTTGGCGAGAATTTGCTGACAACGGAGGGCGTTGCTAACCCCTTTGAGTTTGTTGGGCAATGGGGGATCATGGATGAGGCGAATGGTCTCGATTTCATGCGGGCAAGGTTTTATGACAGTAAGTTAGGACGGTTCACGGCACTTGATCCGATTGGGTTAAATGGAGGAGATACGAATTTATATCGATACGTTGCCAACAATCCTGTATCACTTGTTGATCCAAGTGGCTTGAAATACATTAATCGCAATAATCCGTCCTCTGAACTAGCGTCTACTCTTCAGGATTTCGGAGATACATTCAATACTAATAATATTTCTGAAGCATTGGGATTTGCGTCAGATTTAGCTGGAGTAATCGCCATAGGAACTTCTCTTCTCAGTGGTGGAACTATACCTCTAGGTCTTATTACTTTTGGTATCGTTACTGGGCTGGGAGAAGCACTTTTAAGCAACGACCCAAACAGTGCGCTTGCAAATTTTTTTGCTGAACAATTATTTGGACTAAAGTTCAATAGATTGTCAAATTTTAAGACTATTTGGGATTTAATTCTTGATATAATTTCTCCGCTTGTTCTTGATCTAGACAATGATGGAATTGAACTAATTTCTCTAGAAAATTCAACAGCTTTCTTTGATCTGGATGCAGATGGTTTTGCTGAGAATACAGGTTGGGTAAAAAGTGACGATGGTATCTTAGCTCTGGATCTGAATAACAATGGACGAATTGATAATATAAATGAGGTTTTTGGCAATGCAACAACTGATGGATTTATCATCCTGAAACAGTTGGACAGTAACAATGACCTGATTATTGATTCCAGAGATGCTCAGTTTGCAAATTTAAAGGTTTGGAAAGATAAAGACGAAGACGGCTTTACTGATGTAGGAGAACTAAGAAGTCTGCTTGATTGGGGTATTCGTAGCATAAACCTGGAATATCAGTCCGTTAACCAAGTTAATGAAGGAAACCACGTCAGTAGCATTAGTAACTATACCCTTACAGACGGTACAACAAGACAAATCGTAGATGTCTGGTTTATTCTAGACCAGATGAATAGCCGTTATAATGGGGAATTTAAACTTAAAGAGGAAGTTCTCTACTTACCTAGCCTTAGAGGTTATGGAGAAATCCCAAACTTATTCATAGCGATCAGCCAAGACCAGACTTTGCTTGGTATGATGCGAAATTTAGTACTTTTAAATACAAATAATTTTGAACAATTTCATGCTCAATTTATAACTCAGGTTGAAGCACTACTTTACCGTTGGGCTGGTGTAGAAAACGTTGCCACAAATAGCCGAGGCTCAAATGTTGATGCTCGCAAACTCACTTTCCTAGAGAAATTTTTTGGTGAAGACTTCCTTCAGAATGGCTCTAATCCAAATCCGGGGTCACAAGCGGGAAATGCAATTACTGGACTTTGGAATGACCTTTTCCGCGAACTTGTGGGGCGTTTGCTTGTTCAAGGGCAAATGCGTAATTTATTCCCCAACTCCACTTTTAACCACAATACCGACACACTAGAAACTAGCACCAGCCTCGATACAATTTTGAGTGGGTTGATAACTAATGCGCCCACTAATTCTAGTCAAGCAATTTTATACTGGAACTTTGCCGTTGCCGGTTTAGATACCTTTGAGAATCGATTTAATCTGTCTCCAGAAGATTTTGACGTTCGCATCAGTCAAACTTTAGCAAATGCAGGATTTTCAGGCTTCCTCAACACCCTCCGCCAAGCTGATTTTCTCCAAGCTTTTGCAAATGTCATTTTCGGTACATCAGGCAATGACACACTCAATGGTGGCACAGGCAACGACCAAATTAACGGTGCTGCTGGCAATGACGTAATTTCTGGTGGGGCTGGAAATGATATTTTAGATGGTGCTTTGGGTAATGACACTGTTAACGGTGGTGATGGTAATGACACCATCAAAGCAGGTTTGGGTACAGACACGGTAGATGGAGGCAACGGTCAAGATACTCTAGAACTAGATTTATCTGCTCAAACTGTAAATCTAACTATCACCAACCCGCTAAACGGTGGAAGCTTACCAGGTATTGTCTCTGCAACAAATTTTGAATTTATCAAACTTACCACAGGTAGCGGTAATGATAGCATCACCCAAGCCAGCATTATCAATGGAAGTGTATTCCGTAGCAATGATGTGTTTAATGGCGGTGCAGGAAATGATGTTATTAATGCAGGGTTAGGGGTTAATGATCAGGTAAATGGAGGATCTGGGATTGACACCCTTATCCTGAATTATTCTGTTGATGACGTTGGCAACAAGCTACAGTTTACTCTTGGTGGTAGCAATGCTAATGGTATTTCTGGTAGTGCGGGACGTACTGCAACTAACAATAGCTGGCTAGATTCAATTAGTTTCTCTGGGATTGAGCGATTTAACATTACAGGTAGTCGCAACGCAGAGACAATTACTACTTGGACTGGAGATGACACTATTAACGGTGGTGCGGGTGACGATACTATCGATGGTGGTGGTGGTAACGATACCATAAACGCTGGCGATGGTGATGATACTGTCATCGTCAGAACTTTGGGCTTTACGGCTGACGGTGGTGCAGGTACAGACAAGCTGGTGCTAAATCTTTCGGCTCAAACTACTGCAATTAATATCACTGTCACTCCAACCGGCATTACCACTCCTGGCGTAACAAACACTATTACCAATTTTGAATCCATTTTATTAACCAATACTGGTAGTGGTAATGACACAGTTAACACTACAGCAATTAGCAGTAACTATTGGATTCGCAGTGATGCAGGGAATGATACTGTCAATACTGGTGCAGGACGCGATCGCCTTGAAGGTGGCGACGGCGATGATATCCTGCGCGGTGGTGCTGGTGATGACACTGGCTATCAAACTTACTCCACACCTGATAGCAGTAGTGGTGACGATGCCGGATTATTTGGTGGTGCTGGTAACGACCAGTTGTTTGGTGAAGCCGGGAATGATGCCTTGTATGGTGGTGATGGCAACGATACCCTCACTGGTGGCGATGGCGATGACTTTTTAGACGGTGGTACAGGTGTTAACCAAAGCATTGGCGGTTTAGGTGTTGACCAACTGCGGTTAAATTATGCCAGTGCGACGACTACAGTCAACGTCACTTATACCAGCACCACTTCTGGAACGGTCACTGACGGTAACACCTTCCGAGAAATTGAGCGTCTCAACTTAGATACTGGCAGTGGCAGTGATACTCTCAATGTCACAGCACTCACTGGTAATTCCAGGATTCGCAGTGGTTCCGGGAATGATACGGTTAATGCTGGTGCAGGACGCGACCGGATAGAAGGTGGTGACGGCGATGATATCTTGCGCGGTGGTGCTGGTGATGACACTGGCTATCAAACTTACTCCACACCTGATAGCAGTAGTGGTGACGATGCCGGATTATTTGGTGGTGCTGGTAACGACCAGTTGTTTGGTGAAGCCGGGAATGATGCCTTGTATGGTGGTGATGGCAACGATACCCTCACTGGTGGCGATGGTGATGACTTCCTCGATGGTGGTCTAGGAATTAACCAAAGCATTGGCGGTTTGGGTGTTGACCAACTGCGGTTAAATTATGCCAGTGCAACTACCGCTATCAACGTCACCTACACCAGCACCGCTTCTGGAACGGTCAGTGACGGTAGCACCTTCCGGGAAATTGAGCGTCTCAACTTAGATACTGGCAGTGGCAGTGATATCCTCAATGTCACAGCACTCACTGGTAATTCCCGAATTCGTAGTGGTGCTGGTAACGATACTGTCAATGCTGGTGCGGGACGCGATCGCCTTGAAGGTGGCGACGGCGATGATATCCTGCGTGGTGGTGCTGGTGATGACACTGGCTTTCAATCTTACTCCACACCTGATAGCAGTGGTTCTGACGATGCTGGGTTATTTGGTGGTGCTGGTAACGACCAGTTGTTTGGTGAAGCCGGAAATGATGCCTTGTATGGTGGCGATGGTAACGATATTTTAGTTGGAGGTTTAGGCAATGATACGCTGACAGGTGGCAATGGAGCAGACCAATTTACCTTTAGTGCTGCTAATCAAGGAATTGATACTATTACTGATTTTCTGAGCAGCCAAGGTGACAAAATTTATGTTTCTGCCTCTGGTTTTGGTGGTGGTTTAGTAGCAGATGCAACAATTACATCCGCACAATTTGTGCTAGGTACAGTTGCGGCTGATGCTTCTGATAGATTTATCTATAATTCAGCGAATGGAAACCTATTCTTTGACATTGATGGTACAGGTTCTCAGGCAGCCGTACATATTGCTACCCTCAGCGCAAATCCTTTGATTACTTATACTGACATCGTTGTTTCGGCATAA
- a CDS encoding DUF72 domain-containing protein — translation MNFFIGCAVWAYKGWVGEFYPPSTRATEFLRVYSRRFTTVEGNTTFYAVPNQETVSRWAAETPLGFEFCLKLPRDITHKGLLQPHIPAALKFLEGMQPLGKRLGPMFVQLPPSYPGKLIDDLTAFLEAWPRKTVPLALEVRHLDWFKEPYSSQLTALLESLGVGRVLLDSRPIYNGEDDPQLQSERRKPKLPVQFSVTAPFSLVRFISHPTLSENQQFMAEWVTQIQQWLQAGTKIYFFVHCPLEERSPHNARHFQQLLEQSGVPVSPLPWNQLENPPSQLSLW, via the coding sequence GTGAACTTTTTTATTGGTTGTGCAGTTTGGGCGTATAAAGGTTGGGTGGGTGAATTTTATCCCCCAAGTACTCGTGCTACGGAGTTTCTGCGAGTTTACAGTCGTCGCTTCACTACGGTTGAAGGCAACACTACTTTTTATGCTGTGCCTAACCAAGAAACTGTGAGTCGTTGGGCGGCAGAAACACCTCTAGGTTTTGAATTTTGCCTGAAATTACCGCGCGATATCACCCATAAAGGTTTACTCCAACCCCATATTCCCGCAGCTTTGAAATTTTTAGAAGGAATGCAGCCTTTAGGGAAACGCTTGGGGCCGATGTTTGTGCAGTTACCTCCCAGTTATCCAGGGAAATTAATTGATGATTTAACTGCTTTTCTAGAAGCTTGGCCGAGAAAAACTGTACCTCTAGCTTTAGAGGTGAGACATTTAGACTGGTTTAAAGAACCTTACAGCAGTCAATTAACAGCGTTGCTAGAAAGTCTCGGTGTCGGAAGAGTGTTGTTAGATTCACGTCCAATTTACAATGGCGAAGATGACCCCCAGTTACAATCAGAACGACGCAAACCCAAATTGCCTGTACAATTCAGTGTAACTGCGCCTTTTAGCCTGGTTCGGTTCATTTCCCATCCCACATTATCTGAGAATCAGCAGTTTATGGCAGAATGGGTGACGCAGATTCAACAATGGTTGCAAGCAGGAACAAAAATCTACTTTTTTGTCCATTGTCCACTAGAAGAGCGATCGCCACACAACGCCCGTCACTTTCAACAGCTATTAGAACAAAGCGGTGTCCCAGTTTCGCCTTTACCTTGGAATCAACTAGAAAATCCACCAAGTCAGCTAAGTTTGTGGTAA